A genomic region of Magnolia sinica isolate HGM2019 chromosome 6, MsV1, whole genome shotgun sequence contains the following coding sequences:
- the LOC131249088 gene encoding brassinosteroid-responsive RING protein 1-like produces the protein MGFFTSCPELPLPRFILHAFYVLGFLRNLISSLFRLLGLTHLLEYEVPDASDRIRLPGFQSVSAMLIRQILPLVRFGDLYAEKVMDECVICLCEFEEDDEIRRLRNCEHVFHGRCLDRWMDCGKQTCPLCRSHLLPDEMRGGFKEKLWAEQALYLDDEDPSTSQDVDSL, from the coding sequence ATGGGCTTTTTTACTTCCTGTCCGGAACTTCCTCTTCCCAGATTCATTCTACACGCGTTTTACGTTCTTGGGTTCCTCAGAAATCTCATCTCCTCCCTTTTCAGGCTTCTGGGTCTGACCCATCTCCTCGAATACGAAGTTCCAGACGCGTCTGATCGTATCCGATTGCCTGGATTCCAGTCCGTGTCGGCAATGCTCATCCGGCAAATCTTGCCTTTGGTTCGTTTTGGGGATTTGTATGCGGAGAAGGTGATGGATGAGTGTGTGATTTGCCTATGTGAGTTTGAGGAGGACGACGAGATCCGACGGTTGAGGAACTGCGAGCACGTGTTCCATGGGAGatgtttggaccgttggatggactGTGGCAAGCAGACGTGCCCATTGTGTAGAAGTCATTTGCTTCCAGATGAGATGAGGGGGGGATTCAAGGAGAAGCTTTGGGCAGAGCAAGCTCTGTATTTGGATGATGAGGATCCGTCCACCTCGCAGGACGTCGATTCGTTATAA